One segment of Agromyces albus DNA contains the following:
- a CDS encoding ATP-binding cassette domain-containing protein, translated as MSAPLLEVENLEVEYPGKGFRAKPFQALKGVSLEILPGETVGLVGESGSGKTTLGRAVLGLAPVTGGSIRYAGREIGQLHRRERRELSSEIQVVFQDPYSSLNPALTIEQILIEPLTVRGVSTAAAKQRVATLLEQVGLPVDARSRLPREFSGGQRQRVAIARALALDPKLIVCDEPVSALDLSTQARVLDLFIEIQERTGVAYLFISHDLAVVRHVSHRVAVMYRGEIVESGDGDQVTARPEHPYTQKLFMAAPVPDPDQQEERRIARRRLMAIAAEG; from the coding sequence ATGAGCGCGCCACTGCTCGAGGTCGAGAACCTCGAAGTCGAGTACCCCGGCAAGGGGTTCCGTGCCAAGCCGTTCCAGGCGCTGAAGGGCGTCTCGCTCGAGATCCTGCCGGGTGAAACCGTGGGCCTCGTCGGCGAATCGGGCTCGGGCAAGACCACGCTCGGTCGCGCCGTGCTCGGCCTCGCGCCGGTGACGGGTGGGTCGATCCGCTACGCGGGCCGTGAGATCGGCCAGCTGCACCGTCGCGAGCGGCGTGAGCTGAGCTCCGAGATCCAGGTCGTCTTCCAAGACCCCTACTCCTCGCTCAACCCGGCGCTCACGATCGAGCAGATCCTCATCGAGCCGCTCACCGTGCGTGGCGTCTCCACCGCTGCAGCGAAGCAGCGCGTCGCGACCCTGCTCGAGCAGGTCGGCCTGCCGGTCGACGCCCGCTCGCGCCTCCCGCGCGAGTTCTCGGGCGGGCAACGGCAGCGCGTCGCGATCGCCCGCGCGCTCGCCCTCGACCCGAAGCTCATCGTGTGCGACGAGCCCGTGTCGGCGCTCGACCTGTCGACACAGGCGCGCGTACTCGACCTCTTCATCGAGATCCAGGAGCGCACGGGCGTCGCCTACCTCTTCATCTCCCACGACCTCGCGGTCGTTCGGCACGTGAGCCATCGCGTCGCGGTGATGTACCGCGGCGAGATCGTCGAGTCGGGCGACGGCGACCAGGTGACGGCGCGGCCGGAGCATCCGTACACCCAGAAGCTCTTCATGGCCGCGCCCGTGCCCGACCCCGACCAGCAGGAGGAGCGGCGCATCGCGCGCCGGCGCCTCATGGCGATCGCAGCAGAAGGATGA